One Desulfobulbus propionicus DSM 2032 DNA segment encodes these proteins:
- a CDS encoding monovalent cation/H+ antiporter subunit A gives MLLYALVLLPLIGSPLPALTARLAGRTAPVLTAAAISAVALLLALPPLAAAFAGAPMEAYHSWLPQAGLDLGLRMDGLGALFVLLILGIGLLVLLYAHYYLTKEEAVGRFYSFFLVFMGAMVGVVLSDHLLQLLVFWELTSLSSFLLIGFNHQRREARDGAAMALTITGGGGLALLAGFLLLGQIAGTYRISALLDMGDLIRAHPLYTPALVLILLGAFTKSAQFPFHFWLPRAMAAPTPVSAYLHSATMVKAGVFLLARLFPVLAGTEPWFFIVGGIGLLTLLYGAYHALFQHDLKGLLAYSTISHLGLIVLLFGIDTPLAAVAGVFHIINHATFKASLFMAAGIIDHETGTRDMRFINGLWGYMPRTAALAMVAAAAMAGVPLLNGFLSKEMFFAETLHLSALGPARGLVPLAATLAGVFAVAYSARFIHDVFFNGEPKGLPIYPPHEPPRFMRLPVVILVGQCLLVGIVPGLTVAPFLALAAGDMLGTPLPDYSLAIWHGFTTPLAMSLAALIGGLTLYAARQRLFAFHRQRWPSVDALVLFQTALDRLAAMARRLTRLVANGSLQQAIALVLLATILAVYWPLANTPSSITGPVRFSSIDGLTLTGALLMMAAAMLAVYWHRHRFTVLVALSVVGLMVVLAFVRFSAPDLALTQLAVEVVTILLLILALFFLPRRGQSKSQPPRRVFHLLLALAMGTAAGLLTWGVLTRPFDSIAAFFLANSLPGGGGANVVNVILVDFRGFDTLGEITVLAVAALGIQALLDNLCLEAGMVEGIPDRWADERHILVLSLITRLLLPLALLVAIHFFLRGHNAPGGGFIAGLVSAVALILQSMASGIAWTRQQWRAGYRPLIAWGVLITAATGAGSWLFGHPFLTSAFGHVRLPLVGELELATAMLFDLGVALAVFGVVMLILETLGNLNQRCAETRKGGA, from the coding sequence ATGCTCCTGTACGCCCTGGTACTCCTGCCGCTCATCGGTTCGCCGCTGCCCGCCTTGACGGCTCGCCTTGCCGGACGAACGGCGCCCGTCCTGACGGCAGCCGCGATCAGCGCCGTGGCCCTGCTCTTGGCCTTGCCGCCCCTGGCCGCGGCATTCGCCGGTGCGCCCATGGAAGCGTATCACTCCTGGCTGCCCCAGGCGGGACTTGACCTGGGCCTGCGCATGGACGGGCTGGGCGCGCTGTTTGTTCTCCTGATCCTCGGCATCGGCCTGTTGGTGCTCCTCTATGCCCATTATTACCTGACCAAGGAGGAGGCGGTCGGCCGCTTTTATAGTTTTTTTCTGGTGTTCATGGGGGCCATGGTCGGAGTGGTGCTCTCCGATCACCTGCTGCAACTGCTGGTGTTCTGGGAGTTGACCTCGCTCAGCTCCTTTCTGCTCATCGGTTTCAACCACCAGCGCCGCGAGGCCAGGGATGGGGCGGCCATGGCCCTGACCATCACCGGCGGCGGCGGTCTGGCCCTGCTGGCCGGTTTTCTGCTCCTGGGACAGATCGCCGGCACCTACCGCATCTCGGCCCTACTGGACATGGGCGATCTCATCCGCGCCCACCCCCTCTACACTCCTGCCTTGGTGCTCATCCTGCTCGGCGCCTTCACCAAATCAGCCCAGTTCCCCTTCCATTTCTGGCTGCCCCGGGCCATGGCCGCGCCCACCCCGGTCAGTGCCTATCTCCACTCGGCCACCATGGTCAAGGCCGGGGTCTTTCTGCTCGCCCGGCTCTTTCCCGTGCTCGCCGGCACGGAACCATGGTTTTTCATCGTGGGCGGAATCGGCCTACTGACCCTGCTGTATGGCGCCTATCACGCCCTGTTCCAGCACGATCTCAAGGGGCTGTTGGCCTACTCGACCATCAGCCACCTTGGCCTGATCGTGCTGCTGTTCGGCATCGACACCCCGCTGGCCGCCGTGGCCGGGGTATTTCACATCATCAACCACGCTACCTTCAAGGCCTCGCTGTTCATGGCCGCCGGCATCATCGACCATGAAACCGGCACCCGCGACATGCGGTTTATCAATGGTCTGTGGGGGTACATGCCGCGCACCGCCGCCCTAGCGATGGTGGCCGCCGCGGCCATGGCCGGCGTGCCCCTGCTCAACGGTTTTCTTTCCAAGGAGATGTTTTTCGCCGAGACCCTGCATCTGAGCGCGCTCGGACCGGCACGTGGCCTGGTTCCCCTGGCCGCCACCCTGGCCGGGGTATTTGCGGTGGCCTATTCCGCCCGCTTCATCCACGATGTTTTCTTCAACGGCGAGCCCAAGGGCCTGCCCATCTATCCGCCGCATGAACCGCCGCGCTTCATGCGGCTGCCGGTGGTGATCCTGGTCGGCCAGTGTTTGCTGGTGGGCATCGTTCCCGGATTGACCGTGGCTCCCTTTCTCGCCCTGGCCGCCGGCGACATGCTGGGCACGCCGCTTCCCGACTATAGTCTGGCCATCTGGCACGGATTCACCACCCCCTTGGCCATGAGCCTGGCGGCCCTGATCGGCGGCCTGACCCTGTATGCGGCCCGCCAGCGGCTGTTTGCCTTTCACCGGCAGCGTTGGCCATCCGTGGATGCCCTGGTCCTGTTCCAGACTGCGCTTGACCGTCTGGCCGCCATGGCCCGCCGGCTGACCCGCCTGGTCGCGAACGGTTCCCTCCAACAGGCCATTGCCCTCGTTTTGCTGGCTACCATCCTGGCCGTGTACTGGCCGCTGGCCAACACCCCCTCGTCGATCACCGGCCCCGTGCGCTTCAGTTCCATCGACGGCCTGACCCTGACCGGCGCCCTGCTGATGATGGCCGCCGCGATGTTGGCGGTTTACTGGCATCGCCACCGTTTCACCGTCCTGGTCGCGCTCAGCGTGGTCGGGCTGATGGTGGTGCTGGCCTTTGTCCGCTTTTCCGCTCCTGACCTGGCCCTGACCCAGCTGGCCGTGGAGGTGGTGACCATCCTCCTGCTCATCCTGGCCCTGTTCTTCCTTCCCCGGCGCGGCCAATCGAAATCCCAGCCGCCCCGACGCGTCTTCCACCTGCTGCTCGCCCTGGCCATGGGCACCGCCGCCGGCCTGCTCACCTGGGGCGTGCTCACCCGGCCGTTCGATTCCATCGCCGCTTTCTTCCTCGCCAACAGTCTGCCGGGTGGAGGCGGCGCCAACGTGGTCAATGTAATCCTGGTCGATTTCCGTGGCTTCGACACCCTGGGCGAGATCACCGTGCTGGCCGTGGCCGCGCTCGGCATCCAGGCCCTGCTCGACAACCTGTGCCTGGAAGCCGGCATGGTGGAGGGCATCCCCGATCGCTGGGCCGACGAGCGCCACATCCTGGTGCTGTCCCTGATCACCCGCCTGCTGTTGCCGCTGGCGCTGCTGGTCGCGATCCACTTCTTCCTCCGGGGCCATAACGCCCCGGGCGGCGGCTTCATCGCCGGCCTCGTTTCCGCGGTGGCCCTTATCCTCCAGTCCATGGCCAGCGGCATCGCCTGGACCCGGCAACAATGGCGGGCAGGCTATCGGCCGCTGATCGCCTGGGGTGTGCTGATCACCGCCGCCACCGGCGCGGGGTCCTGGTTGTTCGGCCATCCCTTTCTCACCTCCGCCTTCGGCCATGTTCGCCTGCCGCTGGTCGGGGAACTGGAACTGGCCACCGCCATGCTGTTCGATCTCGGGGTTGCGCTGGCGGTGTTCGGCGTGGTGATGCTGATCCTGGAGACCCTGGGCAATCTCAACCAACGCTGCGCCGAGACGCGCAAGGGAGGAGCCTGA
- a CDS encoding HesA/MoeB/ThiF family protein: MTSNDDAGIVWKTNNNHLKQQVVAMPSFADTFARNQGSLTDQQQRRLHGKSVAVIGCGGLGGYVIEELTRIGVGRLHLFDPDVFAASNGNRQLNALWSTLGRNKAEAAAERVASIHAFTATRFFPVDFRAVADQDEPFRVDAAVDCLDNIQARRDLASLCDRRSIPLVHGAVSGWYGQVGVRLPGDDLLDRLYPRRMATGPAPSVLSFTVAVIASLQAAETVKLLLGFPSPLHHGWLHIDLREGDFVLNER; encoded by the coding sequence TTGACATCGAACGACGACGCAGGTATCGTCTGGAAAACAAACAACAATCATCTCAAACAGCAGGTCGTGGCCATGCCCTCTTTTGCCGATACCTTTGCCCGTAACCAGGGATCCCTTACCGACCAACAGCAGCGGCGGCTGCACGGGAAAAGCGTGGCGGTGATCGGCTGCGGCGGCTTGGGGGGCTATGTGATCGAGGAGTTGACGCGCATCGGGGTCGGACGGCTGCACCTCTTTGATCCCGATGTCTTTGCGGCGAGCAACGGCAACCGTCAGCTCAACGCCCTCTGGTCCACCCTGGGCCGCAACAAGGCCGAGGCAGCGGCCGAGCGGGTGGCCTCGATCCATGCCTTCACCGCCACCCGGTTCTTCCCCGTCGATTTCCGCGCCGTTGCCGATCAGGACGAGCCGTTCCGGGTCGATGCGGCGGTCGACTGTCTCGATAACATCCAGGCCCGCCGCGATCTGGCGTCCCTGTGCGATCGGCGGTCCATCCCCCTGGTGCATGGCGCGGTCAGCGGCTGGTACGGCCAGGTGGGGGTGCGGTTGCCCGGCGACGATCTGCTCGACCGCCTCTATCCCCGGCGCATGGCCACCGGCCCCGCGCCCTCGGTGCTCTCGTTCACCGTGGCGGTCATTGCCAGCCTGCAGGCCGCCGAAACGGTCAAGCTGTTGCTCGGGTTCCCCTCGCCGCTGCACCATGGCTGGCTGCACATTGATCTCCGGGAAGGCGATTTTGTCCTCAACGAAAGGTAA
- a CDS encoding substrate-binding domain-containing protein → MKLEQLLACGLTMALMAAGPAMAADKIIKMSTTTSTQDSGLLDVLLPALEKDTGIQVKVIAKGTGAAIRDGVDGNVDAIFVHDTAREETFVKDGYGSKRYAVMHNDFILVGPAADQAKIKGTAEGAEALKKIAAAKATFVSRGDDSGTHAKEQELWKAAALPLETVTSTLEKDGKQIPIKAVQPANAKDWYLSVGQGMGKTLTLTDEKQAYTLADRGSFIKYKYGREVPVNLEILCEGGNQLANPYGFIPVSQAKHPHAKTAVAEEMAQWLVSAKGQQVIADYKLLGKQLFFPDAK, encoded by the coding sequence ATGAAACTCGAACAATTGTTGGCGTGTGGCCTGACCATGGCCCTGATGGCCGCTGGTCCGGCCATGGCCGCGGACAAAATCATCAAAATGTCGACCACCACCTCGACCCAGGATTCGGGACTGCTGGATGTGTTGTTGCCTGCCCTGGAAAAGGACACCGGCATCCAGGTCAAGGTGATCGCCAAGGGAACGGGAGCGGCCATTCGTGACGGCGTCGACGGCAACGTGGACGCCATTTTCGTCCATGACACCGCCCGGGAGGAAACCTTTGTCAAGGACGGCTACGGCAGCAAACGCTATGCGGTGATGCACAACGACTTCATCCTCGTCGGCCCGGCCGCCGATCAGGCCAAGATCAAGGGCACCGCCGAGGGCGCCGAGGCCCTGAAAAAGATCGCCGCCGCCAAGGCCACCTTTGTCTCCCGTGGCGATGATTCCGGCACCCACGCCAAGGAGCAGGAACTGTGGAAAGCCGCCGCCCTGCCCTTGGAAACCGTTACCTCCACCCTGGAGAAGGACGGCAAACAGATCCCGATCAAGGCCGTGCAGCCGGCCAACGCCAAAGACTGGTACCTGTCGGTGGGCCAAGGCATGGGCAAGACCCTGACCCTGACCGATGAGAAGCAGGCCTACACCCTGGCCGATCGCGGCTCCTTCATCAAATACAAATACGGACGGGAAGTGCCGGTCAACCTTGAGATCCTCTGCGAGGGCGGCAACCAGCTGGCCAACCCTTACGGCTTCATTCCGGTGAGCCAGGCCAAGCATCCGCATGCCAAGACCGCCGTGGCCGAGGAAATGGCCCAGTGGCTGGTCTCTGCCAAGGGACAGCAGGTGATCGCCGACTACAAGTTGCTCGGCAAGCAACTGTTCTTCCCCGACGCCAAGTAA
- a CDS encoding molybdopterin molybdotransferase MoeA: MNDFFKLISPTDFVALFADFAPLADEIVPLGAARGRVVAKPLTSNEALPPFSRSTMDGYAVRAADTFGCSESETALLTVIGEIAMGASGQAFSLRPGQAVRIWTGGELPLKADAVVMVEYTQPFDEQTVAVFRPVAPGENIIRAGEDYAPGSIVLEPGSRLRPQDLGVLSGLGITSVPVYRQPRVAILSTGDELVPAEQTPPPGKIRDINSTSLAALVEEAGGRPLLHGICSDDFDRMLAVCTEALAEADVLLLSGGSSVGQRDFTKRVFAAMPDSELLVHGVSVRPGKPTILARQGNKALFGLPGHVASALVIFTCFVRPLLRQYSGLGATLGLRTIRAITAEQIPSTIGREDYVRVRLTAREEGQSPLATPVYGKSGLLSPLVRADGLLPIGRDVEGLDRGVECPVLLFP; encoded by the coding sequence ATGAACGATTTCTTCAAACTGATCAGCCCCACTGATTTTGTCGCCCTGTTTGCCGATTTCGCCCCGCTTGCGGACGAAATCGTGCCGCTCGGCGCGGCGCGGGGCAGAGTCGTCGCCAAACCGCTGACCAGCAACGAAGCACTGCCGCCCTTTTCCCGCTCGACCATGGATGGCTACGCCGTCCGGGCGGCCGATACCTTTGGCTGTTCCGAATCCGAGACCGCGCTGTTGACGGTGATCGGCGAAATCGCCATGGGCGCCTCGGGTCAGGCCTTCAGTCTCCGCCCCGGCCAGGCCGTGCGCATCTGGACCGGCGGCGAGCTGCCGCTGAAAGCCGATGCCGTGGTCATGGTCGAATACACCCAGCCCTTCGACGAGCAGACCGTGGCCGTGTTCCGGCCGGTTGCCCCGGGCGAGAACATCATCCGCGCCGGCGAGGATTATGCTCCCGGCAGCATTGTCCTGGAACCGGGCAGCCGCTTGCGGCCCCAGGATCTGGGGGTGCTTTCCGGTCTGGGCATCACCTCGGTCCCGGTCTATCGCCAACCACGAGTGGCCATCCTTTCCACCGGTGATGAACTGGTACCGGCCGAGCAGACACCGCCGCCGGGCAAGATTCGCGACATCAATTCCACTTCCCTGGCGGCCCTGGTCGAGGAGGCAGGCGGCAGGCCCCTACTCCACGGCATCTGCTCCGACGATTTCGACCGCATGCTGGCCGTCTGCACCGAGGCCTTGGCCGAAGCCGATGTCCTGTTGCTCTCCGGCGGCAGCTCGGTGGGTCAGCGCGACTTCACCAAGCGGGTCTTTGCCGCCATGCCCGACAGCGAGCTGCTGGTGCATGGGGTTTCGGTCCGTCCGGGCAAGCCGACCATCCTCGCCCGTCAGGGCAACAAGGCGCTGTTCGGTCTGCCCGGCCATGTCGCCTCGGCCCTGGTGATCTTCACCTGTTTTGTCCGCCCGCTGCTCAGGCAATACAGCGGGTTGGGCGCCACCCTCGGGCTGCGCACGATCCGGGCGATCACCGCCGAACAGATTCCCTCGACCATTGGCCGCGAAGACTACGTCCGGGTACGCTTAACCGCCCGCGAAGAAGGGCAATCCCCCCTGGCGACACCGGTCTACGGCAAGTCGGGACTGCTCAGCCCGCTGGTCCGGGCCGACGGTCTCTTGCCCATCGGCCGCGATGTCGAGGGCCTGGATCGGGGGGTCGAATGCCCGGTGCTGCTGTTTCCCTAA
- a CDS encoding ATP-binding cassette domain-containing protein, with product MMCYTLTQLVQRYHQRLVLSIDRLEIEAGRIHALLGPNGAGKTTLLHILAFLATPAGGTMTFNGEPVDLSASNLLQLRRRVVLVDQHPIMFSTTVRGNIEFGLKIRRVGTRERLRIVDEVLDLVGLDRYKTAAAHELSGGETQRLALARALALRPEVLLCDEPTASVDAENQAIIAALLQQINAERGTTIVFTTHDRLQAASLAQRTLVLENGRLARTTHENAFACSFRQDGGAPDGPPRCMLHGLVAFPLPPLRTCWPARRDGRIHLDPERITLCRAEERPDVVPTFTGTVVLVMAEDNRIRVVVNIGVLLVVLMPQDHYRRENPRVGDRVGLHVAPEGITLLD from the coding sequence ATGATGTGCTACACCCTGACCCAGCTTGTCCAGCGCTACCACCAGCGGCTGGTGCTTTCCATCGACCGCCTCGAAATCGAAGCCGGCCGCATTCATGCCCTGCTGGGCCCCAATGGCGCGGGCAAGACCACCCTGCTCCATATTCTTGCCTTTCTCGCCACACCGGCGGGCGGGACGATGACCTTCAACGGCGAACCGGTGGACCTGTCGGCCAGCAACCTGCTGCAACTCCGTCGCCGGGTGGTGCTGGTGGACCAGCATCCGATCATGTTTTCCACCACGGTGCGGGGCAACATCGAATTCGGCTTGAAGATCCGCCGCGTCGGCACACGGGAACGGCTGCGGATCGTTGACGAGGTCCTGGATCTGGTGGGTTTGGATCGGTACAAAACAGCCGCCGCCCACGAACTCTCCGGCGGCGAGACCCAGCGGCTGGCTCTGGCCCGCGCCCTGGCCCTGCGCCCGGAAGTGCTGCTGTGCGACGAACCCACCGCCAGTGTCGACGCCGAAAACCAGGCGATCATCGCCGCCCTGCTGCAACAGATCAACGCCGAGCGCGGTACTACCATCGTCTTCACCACCCATGACCGGCTGCAGGCCGCCTCCCTGGCCCAGCGCACCCTGGTACTGGAAAACGGCCGTCTGGCCCGCACCACCCATGAAAACGCCTTTGCCTGTTCCTTCCGCCAGGACGGTGGCGCGCCAGACGGTCCGCCGCGCTGCATGCTCCACGGCCTGGTGGCGTTCCCCTTGCCTCCTCTCCGCACCTGCTGGCCGGCAAGACGCGACGGCCGCATCCATCTCGATCCGGAAAGGATCACCCTGTGCCGGGCCGAGGAACGGCCCGATGTCGTGCCGACCTTCACCGGTACGGTCGTGCTGGTCATGGCCGAGGACAATAGGATTCGGGTGGTGGTCAACATCGGGGTTTTGCTGGTGGTGCTCATGCCCCAGGATCATTATCGGCGGGAAAACCCACGCGTCGGTGACCGGGTGGGCCTCCACGTGGCCCCCGAGGGCATCACCCTGCTGGATTGA
- a CDS encoding molybdopterin biosynthesis protein: protein MQRKIYLDMHSREEAQRLFWSRFGQRTTEAETIPSRLARGRVTAAPVTARFSSPSFHSAAMDGLAVRAEDTFGASDDTPRTLRIDTGEAVPVNTGYPLPPDKNAVIMIENVLLADDGATGVIRAPVYPWQHVRKVGEDIVATELLFPTGHQLRPADIGALLTGGCATVRVRKRPKVVIIPTGSELVRLEDYPDAPPAGKTIESNATVLAGLAEQAGAEVAITPIISDDFATISRHLQATVASEADLVIINAGSSAGSADYTVRIIEQLGEILVHGITIMPGKPTILGVIDHKPVVGIPGYPVSAIIAMEQLVVPLLARMQGVHVDPPATVQAVLAKDLPSRSGIEEFRRMIVGRIDDRFVAVPLKQGAGAITTLTRANGMLRIAAASEGEIHGREVTIELLVPRPQAERTILCTGSHDLCLDVLGDLLRKQDPAYPLASTHVGSLGGLMALKQGMCHLAGSHLLDPMDGSYNTSYIRKHLAGRDIRAVTLVHREQGFIVPKGNPKNIASIHDLFGEGIRFINRQAGSGTRVLLDYELERHHLDPDAILGYDQDEYTHMAVAVAVLSGKVDTGLGIKSAANALGLDFVPLVEERYDLLLPGELFDTPMIQAVLTVINTADFRQAVEALGGYSTRETGRLVER, encoded by the coding sequence ATGCAACGAAAAATCTACCTTGACATGCATTCCCGGGAAGAGGCCCAACGGCTGTTCTGGTCCCGTTTCGGCCAGCGAACCACTGAAGCGGAGACCATTCCCTCGCGCCTGGCCCGGGGCCGGGTGACCGCCGCGCCGGTCACCGCCCGTTTCTCCTCGCCCTCATTTCATTCGGCGGCCATGGACGGATTGGCGGTGCGGGCCGAGGACACCTTCGGCGCCAGTGACGACACGCCCCGGACCCTGCGCATCGACACCGGCGAGGCGGTGCCGGTCAACACCGGCTATCCGCTGCCGCCGGACAAAAACGCGGTGATCATGATCGAAAACGTATTGCTGGCCGATGACGGCGCGACCGGCGTGATCCGCGCTCCGGTCTACCCCTGGCAGCACGTGCGCAAGGTGGGCGAGGATATCGTCGCCACCGAACTGCTGTTCCCCACCGGTCATCAGTTGCGGCCGGCGGACATCGGCGCCCTGCTCACCGGCGGCTGTGCCACGGTGCGGGTGCGCAAACGGCCCAAGGTGGTGATCATCCCCACCGGCAGCGAGCTGGTCCGCTTGGAGGACTACCCGGATGCGCCACCGGCCGGCAAGACCATCGAATCGAACGCCACCGTGCTGGCCGGACTGGCCGAACAGGCCGGGGCCGAGGTGGCGATTACCCCCATCATCAGCGACGACTTCGCCACCATCTCCCGCCACCTGCAGGCCACGGTCGCCTCCGAGGCCGATCTGGTGATCATCAACGCCGGTTCCTCGGCGGGCAGCGCCGATTACACGGTGCGGATCATCGAGCAACTGGGCGAAATCCTGGTGCACGGCATCACCATCATGCCCGGCAAGCCGACCATTCTCGGCGTGATTGACCACAAGCCGGTGGTCGGCATCCCCGGCTATCCGGTGTCGGCGATCATCGCCATGGAGCAGCTGGTGGTGCCGCTCTTGGCCCGGATGCAGGGGGTGCATGTGGACCCGCCGGCAACGGTCCAGGCGGTTCTCGCCAAGGATCTGCCCTCGCGCAGCGGGATCGAGGAGTTCCGGCGGATGATCGTCGGCCGCATCGACGACCGGTTTGTCGCCGTGCCCCTCAAGCAGGGTGCCGGCGCCATCACCACCCTTACCCGGGCCAACGGCATGCTGCGCATCGCCGCCGCCTCCGAGGGGGAGATCCACGGCCGCGAGGTGACCATCGAGCTGCTCGTGCCCCGGCCCCAGGCCGAACGCACCATCCTCTGCACCGGCAGTCACGACCTCTGCCTGGATGTGCTCGGCGATCTGCTGCGCAAGCAGGACCCGGCCTATCCCCTGGCCTCGACCCATGTCGGCAGTCTGGGCGGCCTCATGGCCCTGAAACAGGGGATGTGCCACCTCGCCGGCTCGCATCTGCTCGATCCCATGGACGGCTCCTACAACACCAGCTACATCCGCAAGCATCTGGCCGGACGCGATATCCGCGCCGTCACCCTGGTGCACCGCGAACAGGGATTCATCGTCCCCAAGGGCAATCCGAAAAACATAGCGTCTATTCACGACCTGTTCGGCGAGGGTATCCGCTTCATCAACCGCCAAGCGGGTTCCGGCACCCGGGTGCTGCTCGACTACGAACTGGAACGCCACCATCTCGATCCCGACGCCATCCTCGGCTACGATCAGGATGAATACACCCACATGGCGGTGGCGGTGGCGGTGTTGTCGGGCAAGGTGGATACCGGGCTGGGGATCAAGAGCGCGGCCAATGCCTTGGGGCTCGATTTCGTGCCGCTGGTCGAGGAACGCTACGACCTGCTCCTTCCCGGCGAGCTGTTCGATACGCCGATGATCCAGGCCGTGCTGACGGTGATCAATACCGCCGATTTCCGCCAGGCGGTGGAGGCGTTGGGCGGCTATTCCACCCGGGAAACGGGCCGGCTGGTGGAACGTTAA
- a CDS encoding ABC transporter permease — protein MSFFFDSFAAACRLAWSLDPELLTIVRVSLAVSCLATVLASLVGIPAGFAIAHGRLPGKRAVITLLNTLLALPTVVIGLFVYVFISRRGVFGPLDLLYTQKAMIIGQFLLVLPLVTALTIAAISRVDARYRMTARTLGANDWQTALVVLREARFGIAAAVISSFGRVISEIGISMMLGGNIKGFTRTMTTAMALEYDKGSFTLAVALGLVLMAISLGMNVLFNLAQGRSGR, from the coding sequence ATGTCCTTTTTTTTCGACAGTTTTGCTGCCGCCTGCCGCCTGGCCTGGTCGCTCGATCCGGAACTGCTGACCATTGTTCGGGTGTCGCTTGCGGTCAGCTGCCTGGCCACGGTGTTGGCCAGCCTGGTCGGTATTCCCGCCGGCTTTGCCATCGCCCATGGCCGCTTGCCCGGCAAGCGGGCGGTGATCACCCTGCTCAACACCCTCCTGGCCCTGCCCACGGTGGTGATCGGCCTGTTCGTCTACGTGTTCATCTCCCGGCGCGGCGTCTTCGGGCCGCTTGATCTGCTCTATACCCAGAAGGCGATGATCATCGGCCAGTTTCTCCTCGTTCTGCCGCTGGTCACCGCCCTGACCATCGCCGCCATCAGCCGGGTCGACGCGCGCTACCGCATGACCGCTCGCACCCTGGGGGCCAACGACTGGCAGACCGCCCTGGTGGTCCTGCGCGAAGCCCGCTTCGGCATTGCCGCGGCGGTCATCTCCAGCTTTGGCCGGGTGATCTCGGAGATCGGCATCTCGATGATGCTCGGCGGCAACATCAAGGGGTTCACCCGCACCATGACCACGGCCATGGCCCTGGAGTACGACAAGGGCTCCTTTACCCTGGCCGTGGCCCTGGGGTTGGTGCTGATGGCCATCAGCCTGGGGATGAATGTGCTGTTCAACCTGGCGCAGGGGAGGAGCGGCCGATGA
- a CDS encoding helix-turn-helix transcriptional regulator yields MKRLMTTKEVAEFLNIHEKMVYTLVSEKAMPATKIAGKWLFPQYLIEQWVENNTINFPDNARPLTSNQRLIVLAGSNDLLLDTTITLFNRSFSGHLAVFGNIGSMGGVQALRNNLCHIAASHLIQDDEADYNFQFAAQEFEKMPVVVNFCRRLQGLLVRKNNPLEILSVADLARPGLRLVNRSLGTGTRLLLDRELQKAGLRGDKIIGYDREVARHMDVGLEILAGRADVGPGIEAVAGALDLDFLPLRWERFDLLVSKEVFFEKAIQAFFGLLQSEPFKEAGRAIKGYDLTMAGKIVFQDGQ; encoded by the coding sequence ATGAAACGCTTGATGACCACCAAAGAGGTGGCCGAATTCCTCAATATCCACGAAAAAATGGTCTACACCCTGGTGTCGGAGAAGGCCATGCCGGCCACCAAGATTGCCGGCAAATGGCTCTTTCCCCAATACCTGATCGAACAGTGGGTGGAGAACAACACCATCAATTTTCCCGACAACGCCCGCCCCCTGACCTCCAACCAGCGGCTGATCGTGCTTGCCGGCAGCAACGACCTGCTGCTCGACACGACCATCACCCTGTTCAACCGCTCCTTTTCCGGCCACTTGGCTGTGTTCGGCAACATCGGCAGCATGGGCGGGGTCCAGGCCCTGCGCAACAACCTGTGCCACATCGCCGCCAGCCACCTCATCCAGGACGACGAGGCCGACTACAACTTTCAGTTCGCGGCCCAGGAGTTCGAGAAGATGCCGGTGGTCGTCAACTTCTGCCGCCGACTGCAGGGACTGCTGGTGCGCAAGAACAACCCGCTGGAGATCCTGTCGGTGGCCGACCTGGCCCGCCCTGGACTGCGGCTGGTCAATCGTTCGCTCGGCACCGGCACCCGCCTGCTGCTCGACCGCGAACTGCAGAAGGCCGGCCTGCGCGGCGACAAGATCATCGGTTACGATCGGGAGGTGGCCCGCCACATGGATGTCGGCCTGGAGATTCTCGCCGGGCGGGCCGATGTCGGTCCGGGCATCGAGGCGGTGGCCGGAGCCCTGGACCTCGACTTCCTGCCCCTGCGCTGGGAGCGATTCGACCTCTTGGTGTCCAAGGAGGTCTTTTTTGAAAAGGCGATCCAGGCCTTTTTTGGCCTGCTTCAATCCGAACCGTTCAAGGAGGCCGGGCGGGCCATCAAGGGGTATGACCTGACCATGGCCGGCAAGATCGTCTTTCAGGACGGGCAGTAA
- a CDS encoding MoaD/ThiS family protein: MQLTVKLFAYFRDNRFKQQRMEFAEGTTVEDIIRFLDLPLDEVGVTMINSRHCELHQIPAEGDQLAIFPAIGGG; encoded by the coding sequence ATGCAGCTCACGGTCAAACTGTTCGCCTATTTTCGGGACAATCGTTTCAAGCAGCAACGCATGGAATTCGCCGAGGGCACCACGGTCGAGGACATCATCCGTTTCCTTGACCTGCCGCTTGACGAGGTTGGGGTGACCATGATCAATTCGCGCCACTGCGAACTGCACCAGATACCGGCCGAGGGCGATCAGCTGGCCATTTTTCCGGCGATTGGCGGCGGGTGA